In one Natronosalvus amylolyticus genomic region, the following are encoded:
- a CDS encoding phosphoribosylaminoimidazolesuccinocarboxamide synthase has product MTSVKEFRIDDTATPTALGRGAFVFTDDYSVFDWGKMPDTIPDKGASLCTMGAYNFELLEAAGVPTHYRGVVEDGSVCSLGETERPPTEMAIDLTQVPDLPHEGRTYDYDTYHANAGDNYLVPLEIIFRNRVPVGSSLRRRTDPADHGLAFDEWPEEVVDLEEPIVEFSTKYEKGDRYLEREEADAIAGVAGIEELESVARAVNRVVTEQAESAGLVHEDGKIECLYYDGEIRVADVVGTFDENRFSYEGTQLSKEVIRQYHKRTQPDWVDAVSTAKSQAKAEDIADWKSLCERDPEPLENEVIDVARGMYCAGTNAYIGEEVFDAPPLSSAIGAVQRL; this is encoded by the coding sequence GTGACCAGCGTCAAGGAGTTCCGCATCGACGACACGGCGACCCCCACGGCACTCGGCCGTGGTGCGTTCGTCTTTACCGACGACTACTCCGTTTTTGATTGGGGGAAAATGCCCGACACGATACCCGACAAGGGGGCAAGTCTGTGTACGATGGGCGCGTACAATTTCGAACTGCTCGAGGCCGCCGGCGTCCCGACGCATTATCGCGGCGTCGTCGAGGACGGCTCGGTGTGCTCGCTCGGTGAAACCGAACGACCACCAACCGAGATGGCCATCGACCTCACGCAGGTGCCCGACCTGCCACACGAGGGACGAACCTACGACTACGACACCTATCACGCAAACGCGGGCGATAACTACCTCGTTCCCCTCGAGATTATCTTCCGCAACCGGGTCCCCGTTGGCTCGAGCCTTCGACGCCGAACCGACCCGGCTGACCACGGCCTCGCGTTCGACGAGTGGCCCGAGGAAGTCGTCGACCTCGAGGAACCGATCGTCGAGTTCTCGACGAAATACGAGAAGGGCGACCGATATCTCGAGCGCGAGGAGGCCGACGCCATTGCTGGCGTTGCAGGGATCGAGGAACTCGAGTCCGTCGCTCGTGCGGTCAACCGCGTCGTGACTGAGCAGGCCGAATCGGCGGGCCTGGTCCACGAGGACGGAAAGATCGAGTGCCTGTACTACGACGGGGAGATCAGAGTCGCCGACGTCGTCGGGACGTTCGACGAAAATCGGTTCAGCTACGAGGGAACCCAGCTCTCGAAGGAGGTCATCCGCCAGTACCACAAACGAACCCAGCCCGACTGGGTTGATGCGGTCTCGACCGCAAAGTCCCAGGCCAAAGCCGAAGACATCGCTGACTGGAAATCCCTCTGTGAGCGAGACCCCGAACCGCTCGAGAACGAGGTTATCGACGTCGCTCGAGGGATGTACTGTGCCGGTACGAACGCCTACATTGGCGAGGAGGTTTTCGATGCGCCACCGCTCTCGAGTGCTATCGGTGCCGTTCAGCGGCTCTAG
- a CDS encoding DUF4397 domain-containing protein, producing MTTSRRTTLKALGTLGAGAVLAGGSVYAVGEHDDDEREDENDEHNGAPQAGIRVVHAAPDAPNVDVYVDDEQVLTDVPYEEVSPYLEVEPGTYSVKVTAAGDEDTVVYDEELEVGEAFYTLAAIGELEADTFEVLALTDAGSSLVRLLHASPDAPDVDVRESETGAALFETVGFGESTNYVAVPAGSYTLEVVPSSEANGVDDDNGIDDDENGVDDDENGVEDENDIDDDENGVEDDENGVDDDENGVDEDDDEVGMDDDAEDVDTDDENDVDDENGVDDDDEMDDEDDMDEHDDDVVASVDVDLEAGTAYTAFAIGYLEPPNGEDREFAVNLAVDGPESLEDEVDDENGIDDDDEMDDDDDMNDDTDDDDDMNDDTDDENDY from the coding sequence ATGACGACATCACGACGCACGACACTGAAAGCACTCGGTACCCTGGGCGCGGGGGCCGTCCTCGCGGGCGGAAGCGTCTACGCAGTGGGCGAGCACGATGACGACGAACGAGAGGACGAGAACGACGAGCATAACGGCGCACCACAGGCGGGAATCCGAGTCGTACACGCCGCACCGGACGCACCGAACGTGGACGTCTACGTCGACGACGAACAGGTCCTGACCGACGTCCCCTACGAGGAGGTGAGTCCGTATCTCGAGGTCGAGCCCGGAACCTACTCGGTGAAAGTGACGGCTGCCGGTGACGAGGACACCGTCGTCTACGACGAAGAGCTCGAGGTCGGCGAGGCCTTTTACACGCTCGCCGCGATTGGCGAACTCGAGGCGGACACCTTCGAAGTGCTGGCGCTCACCGACGCCGGTTCCTCGCTGGTCAGACTCCTCCACGCCTCGCCGGACGCCCCCGACGTCGACGTCCGTGAAAGCGAAACCGGCGCAGCGCTGTTCGAGACGGTTGGCTTCGGCGAAAGCACGAATTACGTGGCCGTCCCCGCCGGCTCGTACACTCTCGAGGTCGTCCCCTCGAGTGAAGCGAACGGTGTCGATGACGACAACGGCATTGACGACGATGAAAATGGCGTCGATGACGATGAGAACGGCGTCGAGGACGAGAACGACATCGATGACGATGAAAACGGTGTCGAGGACGATGAAAATGGCGTCGATGACGATGAGAACGGCGTCGATGAGGACGATGACGAAGTCGGGATGGACGACGATGCCGAGGATGTCGACACCGATGACGAAAACGACGTCGACGATGAGAACGGTGTCGACGATGACGACGAGATGGATGACGAGGATGACATGGACGAACACGATGACGATGTCGTTGCCAGCGTCGACGTCGACCTCGAGGCTGGCACCGCGTACACTGCCTTCGCCATCGGCTACCTCGAGCCACCGAACGGGGAGGATCGCGAGTTCGCCGTCAACCTCGCCGTCGACGGGCCAGAGTCACTCGAGGACGAGGTAGACGACGAGAACGGCATCGACGATGATGACGAGATGGACGACGATGACGACATGAACGACGACACTGACGACGATGACGACATGAACGACGACACTGACGACGAAAACGATTACTGA
- a CDS encoding PadR family transcriptional regulator, translating into MDQLTGFQRDLLYVIAGMDRPSGQRILDDINEYIDQPVTHGRLYPNLDTLVEHELIEKGQLDRRTNYYALTPKGKRELERRQEWVNRYVDA; encoded by the coding sequence ATGGACCAATTAACCGGATTCCAGCGCGATTTGCTGTACGTCATCGCAGGGATGGACCGTCCGTCGGGACAGCGGATTCTCGACGATATCAACGAGTACATCGACCAGCCGGTCACACACGGTCGGCTGTATCCGAACCTGGATACACTGGTCGAACACGAACTGATCGAAAAGGGTCAACTGGATCGTCGGACGAACTACTACGCGTTGACGCCGAAGGGAAAACGGGAACTCGAGCGGCGACAGGAGTGGGTAAATCGCTACGTCGACGCCTAG
- a CDS encoding NUDIX hydrolase, protein MPADPLAWETLESDVAYTCPGFDIITQTVRLPDGERTDFDFLSEPPSVCILPFTNDGDVVCIEEWRQAVGRLNHGLPVGTTEPDDEDLETAARRELREETGHEATTIERLVTVEPANGLADSVMHFFVARGCAPTGEQQLDADESIRVAPQPYDDLLEAVRAGDVRDGRTVLAVSHYELRTTEAQ, encoded by the coding sequence ATGCCGGCCGACCCACTCGCCTGGGAAACCCTCGAATCAGACGTCGCCTACACCTGTCCCGGGTTCGACATCATTACGCAGACCGTACGCCTCCCAGACGGCGAGCGAACCGATTTCGATTTTCTCTCGGAGCCACCCAGCGTCTGCATCCTTCCGTTCACCAACGACGGCGACGTCGTCTGTATCGAGGAGTGGCGACAGGCCGTGGGCCGGCTCAACCACGGGTTGCCGGTCGGAACGACCGAACCCGATGATGAAGACCTCGAGACGGCTGCCAGACGCGAACTCCGGGAGGAAACCGGCCACGAAGCGACCACTATCGAACGATTGGTCACCGTGGAACCAGCCAACGGACTCGCCGACTCAGTAATGCACTTTTTCGTCGCTCGAGGCTGTGCGCCGACGGGCGAACAGCAACTCGATGCCGACGAGAGTATCCGAGTGGCCCCACAGCCCTACGACGACCTGCTCGAGGCCGTCCGTGCAGGCGACGTTCGCGACGGGCGGACGGTGCTCGCAGTGTCACACTACGAGTTGCGAACGACGGAAGCACAGTGA
- a CDS encoding cobalamin-binding protein, with translation MRIVTTLPSATEIVAALGLEPVGVSHGCDYPPPVREIPSITRSRIDTDASSEAIDAQVLEAAAEDGVYGIDVETLDALEPELVVTQGMCDVCAVDEVVIERALETIAAEPTVLTTDPHTVADVLEDIRQIGRTAGVESRAETVVTELEARLEAVRERTADIPTGERPRVAVFDWTEPAMIAGHWTTELVEWAGGSYGLADVGERSRPREWAEIQAYDPEVIVIAPCGFDLEQTARNRSDLTDRDGWAELSAVREGRVWALDGNHYCNRPGPRLVDTCEVLAQIIQPERFGDDPDETIAVPVADLSGRLEA, from the coding sequence ATGCGTATCGTCACCACGCTTCCCTCGGCGACCGAAATCGTCGCGGCCCTCGGTCTCGAGCCCGTCGGCGTCTCCCACGGGTGCGACTACCCGCCGCCCGTTCGCGAGATTCCCTCGATCACGCGGTCGCGCATCGACACCGACGCCTCGAGCGAGGCCATCGACGCCCAGGTGCTCGAGGCGGCGGCCGAAGACGGCGTCTACGGTATCGATGTCGAGACGCTCGATGCACTCGAGCCGGAACTGGTCGTCACACAGGGAATGTGTGACGTCTGTGCGGTCGACGAGGTCGTCATCGAGCGTGCGCTCGAGACAATCGCTGCCGAGCCGACTGTCCTCACCACCGACCCGCACACCGTCGCCGACGTGCTCGAGGATATCAGACAAATCGGTCGCACTGCCGGCGTCGAATCGCGTGCCGAAACCGTCGTGACCGAGCTCGAGGCTCGACTCGAGGCAGTGCGAGAGCGAACAGCAGACATTCCAACAGGTGAACGACCGCGCGTGGCGGTTTTCGACTGGACCGAGCCCGCGATGATCGCGGGCCACTGGACGACCGAACTCGTCGAGTGGGCCGGCGGCTCCTATGGGCTGGCGGACGTCGGTGAGCGTTCGCGACCCCGCGAGTGGGCGGAAATCCAGGCCTACGATCCGGAGGTTATCGTCATTGCCCCCTGTGGGTTCGACCTCGAGCAAACGGCTCGAAACCGCTCGGATCTGACCGACCGCGACGGCTGGGCGGAGTTATCGGCAGTCCGAGAGGGGCGTGTCTGGGCACTCGACGGCAACCACTATTGCAACCGGCCGGGGCCACGACTGGTCGATACCTGCGAGGTTCTGGCCCAGATTATCCAGCCCGAGCGATTCGGCGATGACCCGGACGAAACGATTGCCGTGCCGGTAGCCGACCTGTCGGGTCGGCTCGAGGCGTGA
- a CDS encoding Mov34/MPN/PAD-1 family protein, translating to MTDAHAPQPVLVVPDSIREALVEAARDASPEECCGVLGGAFDPKHSRVTSWYPAANAAEEPRERYLIDPTVQLDIFETLEARGEEIVGFYHSHPRGPPVPSQTDVDAAAWPDRSYVIVVGPFEYEGAGKRATVRSWRWRAGDETGQFERERLESPLGGPDDASSTHD from the coding sequence GTGACCGACGCACACGCCCCCCAGCCGGTGCTCGTCGTCCCGGACTCGATTCGGGAGGCACTGGTCGAGGCTGCTCGAGACGCCAGCCCCGAAGAGTGCTGTGGCGTCCTCGGCGGTGCGTTCGACCCCAAGCACAGTCGCGTCACGTCGTGGTACCCTGCAGCCAACGCTGCCGAGGAGCCTCGAGAGCGATATCTGATCGACCCGACGGTCCAACTCGATATATTCGAGACGCTGGAGGCTCGAGGCGAGGAAATCGTCGGCTTCTATCACTCACACCCCCGCGGCCCGCCTGTTCCAAGTCAAACCGACGTCGACGCCGCCGCGTGGCCTGACCGGTCGTACGTCATCGTCGTCGGCCCCTTCGAATACGAGGGAGCGGGGAAACGGGCAACTGTCCGCTCGTGGCGGTGGCGTGCTGGAGACGAAACCGGCCAGTTCGAACGCGAGCGCCTCGAATCGCCTCTAGGAGGTCCCGACGACGCGTCATCGACCCACGACTGA
- a CDS encoding histidine kinase N-terminal 7TM domain-containing protein, translating into MDPWAVWQWQYTPYTLVLLGSGALMAAISLFAWRNRDVTGASSFAVLAGATALWSAAYALQIATATPELTAFWANVNHVGVAMVPVAWVYFALQFTARERWITKRSVFALSLVPAVYVGLVWTNGFHFLVRDPIDLQPVADGTLLVSQHGFGPAFWFHAAYGYGLMLVGFLLLAHLLIWSPRVYRRQVALLLFGALFAILTNVAFHLGFGPAPYLDLTPFSFVITGTIFFVAIYRYRLFDLTPIARPLVLDTLHEGIIVVDMDRRVVDSNRSAEGLLEIDPRLVIGHQFERLPMAQHTFVDDDSDIDPLTAQSVGTVADETTRETDGVSETRTTTLGSQSFPIEGVMILQEGNEHRYLEVTSRVVADVGGKALGWSLTFRDVTETRRLQAEIEATLEQLRRSNDELDSFASVVSHDLREPLRTTERYLSMLEETHAHALERDGEELLEVAHRNTRRAQAMIDDLLAYSRIDGGNHSFDAVDCEALLEELCTTLQFEIEDRDATVDVGTLPTVYGVEHLVRRLFQNLLTNALEYAGDEPPEITVRGEHTDDGVRITVSDTGIGIDPAHADHVFELFNRGDRTDTDGGTGMGLAICQKIVSVHDGSISLESTPGVGTTFTVALPSEPSTETASVSTRNPHAERELGLEDETLLEDNTVTKGDAGGEMATDNSIGR; encoded by the coding sequence ATGGATCCGTGGGCCGTCTGGCAGTGGCAGTATACGCCGTACACGCTCGTCTTGCTCGGCAGCGGCGCGCTTATGGCGGCTATCAGCCTCTTCGCGTGGCGAAACCGAGACGTCACCGGCGCGAGTAGCTTCGCCGTCCTCGCCGGCGCCACCGCGCTGTGGTCTGCCGCCTACGCCCTCCAGATCGCCACGGCGACACCGGAACTGACCGCATTCTGGGCCAACGTCAACCACGTCGGTGTCGCCATGGTACCCGTCGCCTGGGTGTACTTCGCGCTGCAGTTTACCGCTCGAGAGCGCTGGATAACCAAACGGTCAGTCTTCGCACTGTCGCTCGTCCCGGCGGTGTACGTTGGCCTGGTCTGGACCAACGGCTTTCACTTTCTGGTTCGTGACCCCATCGACCTTCAGCCCGTCGCCGACGGCACGCTCCTCGTTTCTCAGCACGGATTCGGCCCCGCGTTCTGGTTTCACGCCGCCTACGGCTACGGACTGATGCTCGTCGGTTTTCTGTTGCTGGCACACTTGCTCATCTGGTCACCACGAGTGTACCGACGGCAGGTCGCGCTGCTTCTCTTCGGGGCCCTGTTTGCCATACTGACGAACGTGGCCTTCCACCTGGGCTTCGGGCCGGCCCCCTATCTCGATCTGACCCCATTCAGCTTCGTCATTACGGGCACTATATTCTTCGTCGCCATCTACCGCTACCGGCTGTTCGACCTGACGCCGATCGCTCGACCGCTAGTCCTCGATACCCTGCACGAGGGTATCATCGTCGTCGATATGGACCGTCGTGTCGTCGACAGTAACCGCTCGGCCGAAGGGCTGCTCGAGATCGACCCGAGGCTGGTCATCGGCCACCAGTTCGAACGTCTCCCGATGGCACAACACACCTTCGTCGACGACGATAGCGACATCGACCCCCTTACAGCCCAGTCTGTCGGCACAGTTGCCGACGAAACCACTCGAGAGACCGACGGCGTGTCCGAGACCCGAACGACCACTCTCGGCTCCCAGTCGTTCCCTATCGAGGGTGTCATGATTCTCCAGGAAGGCAACGAACACCGGTATCTCGAGGTAACCTCACGCGTGGTGGCCGACGTGGGTGGCAAAGCCCTCGGCTGGTCACTCACGTTTCGCGACGTCACCGAGACGCGGCGACTGCAGGCCGAAATCGAGGCCACGCTCGAGCAACTGCGTCGATCGAACGACGAACTCGACTCCTTTGCCAGCGTCGTCTCCCACGACCTGCGTGAACCCCTCCGAACGACCGAACGATATCTGTCCATGCTCGAGGAAACACACGCGCACGCCCTCGAGAGAGATGGTGAGGAACTGCTCGAAGTGGCCCACCGAAACACCCGACGGGCCCAGGCCATGATCGACGATTTGCTCGCTTACTCCCGAATCGATGGCGGGAACCACTCGTTCGACGCCGTCGATTGCGAAGCGCTCCTCGAGGAACTCTGTACCACCCTGCAGTTCGAAATCGAAGACCGCGACGCGACCGTCGACGTCGGCACGCTCCCCACCGTGTACGGGGTCGAACACCTGGTTCGGCGGCTGTTCCAGAATCTCCTGACGAACGCGCTCGAGTACGCTGGCGACGAGCCCCCGGAGATCACGGTTCGTGGCGAGCACACGGACGACGGGGTACGAATAACCGTCAGCGACACCGGAATCGGTATCGATCCGGCACACGCCGATCACGTCTTCGAGTTGTTCAACCGCGGCGACCGGACCGACACCGACGGCGGCACCGGCATGGGCCTCGCGATCTGTCAGAAGATCGTCTCGGTCCACGACGGATCGATTTCCCTCGAGTCGACACCCGGCGTGGGGACGACGTTCACGGTTGCCCTTCCGAGCGAACCTAGCACCGAAACTGCTAGTGTCTCGACCCGGAACCCACACGCGGAACGAGAATTGGGACTCGAGGATGAGACACTGCTCGAGGACAACACCGTCACCAAAGGTGACGCCGGGGGCGAGATGGCCACCGACAACTCCATCGGCCGGTGA
- a CDS encoding oxidoreductase, translating into MTRTAESIPNLSDRRFVVTGANSGIGLETTRELARAGATVVMACRSRDRAEAAAGEIYADVGHADLVIESLDLASLESIRSFAAELDGTVDVLVNNAGVMGIPRGETEDGFEKQLGINHLGHFVLTAHLSDQLAADGRVVTVSSAMHERGQIDFGDLHSRHSYGPWEAYSQSKLANVLFARELQRRFEAAGTDQRSLAVHPGYADTDLQPRVARAKGSRIQLGMMWAANAVFAQPASMGALPTLYAATAPDVNGGGYYGPGGLLNMRGYPERQEPSKRAQNPKTAKRLWDVSEGETDIDFSL; encoded by the coding sequence ATGACCCGGACCGCCGAATCGATTCCCAACCTGTCAGACCGGCGCTTCGTCGTCACCGGAGCCAACAGCGGCATCGGACTCGAGACAACGCGCGAACTCGCTCGAGCGGGCGCGACCGTGGTGATGGCCTGTCGGAGCCGTGACCGGGCAGAAGCCGCCGCCGGCGAGATTTACGCCGACGTGGGGCATGCCGACCTCGTCATCGAATCGCTCGATCTGGCGAGTCTCGAGTCGATCCGATCCTTCGCTGCGGAACTCGACGGGACGGTCGACGTCCTGGTAAACAACGCGGGGGTCATGGGCATCCCGCGCGGAGAAACGGAAGATGGGTTCGAAAAACAGCTCGGCATCAACCACCTCGGCCATTTCGTCCTGACTGCACACCTGTCCGACCAACTCGCCGCCGACGGCCGGGTCGTGACAGTCTCGAGCGCGATGCACGAACGGGGCCAGATTGATTTCGGCGACCTCCACAGTCGACACTCCTACGGCCCGTGGGAGGCATACAGCCAGTCGAAACTGGCGAACGTCCTGTTCGCACGGGAGTTACAGCGTCGGTTCGAGGCTGCCGGAACCGACCAGCGGAGTCTGGCCGTCCATCCGGGCTACGCCGACACCGATTTGCAGCCTCGAGTCGCTCGAGCGAAGGGGTCACGAATTCAGCTCGGGATGATGTGGGCGGCGAACGCCGTCTTCGCCCAGCCGGCGTCGATGGGGGCGTTGCCGACGCTGTACGCCGCAACCGCCCCGGACGTCAACGGCGGCGGCTACTACGGACCCGGCGGCCTGCTGAACATGCGAGGCTACCCGGAGCGCCAGGAACCCTCGAAACGCGCACAGAATCCGAAAACGGCGAAACGACTCTGGGACGTTTCGGAAGGGGAAACCGACATCGACTTTTCGCTCTGA